From the genome of Bacteroides sp. MSB163, one region includes:
- a CDS encoding porin family protein, with translation MISSLSYAQNFRYGFTGSVNLSKPMGDIEPECQAGLLLGAKGELGIPSVTKGFYTEFGLHLSAKGYKYEYGTNGRYFTENLNYLVVPIHIGYKIECSKSVSLFANVGPYAGVALWGKEKSYRDGKKFHTESDIFSGEYGYKRFDWGCGFNVGVEYAKHFQLSFGADWSLMNVSKANDYTYKNRSFTFSLGYIL, from the coding sequence ATGATATCTTCATTGTCGTACGCACAAAATTTCAGATACGGCTTTACTGGCAGTGTCAATTTAAGTAAACCTATGGGAGACATAGAACCCGAATGCCAAGCAGGACTTCTCTTGGGAGCCAAAGGAGAACTGGGAATACCGTCCGTTACAAAAGGTTTTTATACCGAATTCGGATTACATCTGTCCGCAAAAGGTTACAAGTATGAATACGGAACTAATGGAAGGTATTTTACAGAGAATCTCAACTATTTAGTTGTTCCTATCCATATAGGATATAAAATAGAATGCAGTAAATCGGTTTCACTTTTCGCCAATGTAGGTCCATATGCTGGAGTAGCATTGTGGGGCAAAGAGAAATCTTATAGAGACGGAAAGAAGTTTCACACGGAAAGTGACATTTTTAGCGGTGAATATGGGTATAAAAGATTCGATTGGGGATGCGGATTCAATGTGGGCGTAGAGTATGCAAAACATTTTCAACTCTCATTCGGAGCTGATTGGAGTTTAATGAATGTATCTAAAGCTAACGACTATACATACAAAAATAGAAGTTTCACTTTCTCTTTGGGATATATATTGTAA
- a CDS encoding DUF3244 domain-containing protein, producing the protein MKTKVLFILLSVLFIMPMNAMLHKRHRHKVKAKIISSNYKMNTRSPLFFDLTADETDDNLIITFQSVLEEADITVTDKNGNVVATEFKTSIYEGKTVNIPAPKTYFYTVEITSPTIDVTGEITLEEI; encoded by the coding sequence ATGAAAACAAAAGTATTATTTATTCTATTATCGGTATTATTCATTATGCCCATGAATGCAATGCTCCACAAAAGGCATCGACACAAAGTAAAAGCTAAAATTATTAGCTCAAATTATAAAATGAACACCCGCAGCCCCTTATTTTTTGACCTAACCGCTGACGAAACAGACGACAATTTAATTATTACTTTCCAATCAGTCTTAGAGGAAGCAGATATCACTGTGACTGATAAGAACGGAAATGTAGTTGCTACTGAATTCAAGACCTCCATTTATGAAGGAAAGACCGTAAATATTCCCGCTCCTAAAACTTATTTCTACACTGTAGAAATAACCTCACCCACCATAGACGTAACGGGAGAAATCACACTTGAAGAAATATAA
- a CDS encoding DUF4848 domain-containing protein — protein sequence MKIKSIISIALLLLCISCSNDETLENTKNSKDLEVVNLNDFVDNGNTTRSGNVEKQAVLRFKDYNVYQETLNKLQGMSLEQKEAFFNDLGFKGAYSSLKEADDELDKIFDIEDDNAFLEAYKEFKDKYEETMEQKTPYKL from the coding sequence ATGAAAATTAAAAGTATTATTTCTATTGCATTACTACTATTATGCATTTCGTGTTCTAACGATGAAACATTAGAGAACACAAAGAATTCCAAAGATCTGGAAGTGGTGAACTTAAACGACTTTGTCGACAATGGCAACACGACAAGATCCGGTAACGTAGAGAAGCAAGCAGTTTTAAGATTTAAAGATTACAATGTCTACCAAGAGACTTTGAACAAACTGCAAGGAATGAGTCTGGAACAGAAGGAAGCTTTCTTCAACGACTTAGGATTTAAAGGCGCATACTCTTCTTTAAAAGAAGCTGATGACGAATTAGACAAAATCTTCGATATTGAAGATGACAATGCTTTTCTTGAAGCATACAAGGAATTCAAAGATAAATATGAGGAAACTATGGAGCAGAAGACACCCTACAAACTATGA
- a CDS encoding methylglyoxal synthase, whose translation MTKLVRKIGLVAHDAMKKDLIEWVLWNSELLMGHKFYCTGTTGTLILEALKEKHPDVEWDFTILKSGPLGGDQQMGSRIVDGEIDYLFFFTDPMTLQPHDTDVKALTRLAGVENIVFCCNRSTADHIISSPLFVDPTYERTIPDYTGYTKRFENKPVVAEAVESAKKRKKKRG comes from the coding sequence ATGACAAAATTAGTTAGAAAGATTGGATTGGTGGCGCACGATGCCATGAAGAAAGACCTCATCGAGTGGGTTCTCTGGAACTCCGAATTGCTCATGGGGCACAAGTTTTACTGTACAGGTACTACGGGAACTCTTATTCTTGAGGCTCTTAAGGAAAAGCATCCCGATGTTGAGTGGGACTTTACCATTCTGAAATCCGGTCCCCTGGGTGGTGACCAGCAAATGGGTTCCCGCATTGTGGATGGTGAGATTGATTATCTTTTCTTCTTCACTGATCCTATGACGTTGCAGCCGCACGATACGGATGTGAAAGCGCTGACCCGTCTTGCCGGTGTTGAGAATATCGTTTTCTGCTGTAATCGCAGTACGGCAGACCATATTATATCAAGCCCGCTATTCGTTGATCCAACGTATGAACGCACTATTCCGGATTACACCGGCTACACCAAACGATTTGAAAACAAACCGGTGGTTGCCGAGGCGGTGGAATCTGCAAAAAAGCGGAAGAAAAAGAGAGGATAA
- a CDS encoding IS3 family transposase, with amino-acid sequence MSQRHSTRRKHGCIKFLCDYFGITRQGYYKHVNRHLEVDILTTSIVLYCKELLELMPKAGMRELYACCVSKFGPKMVIGRDRCYDIFRSNGLCQRTSRKRPKTTNSNHNYYIYPDLLNVTPKFVATRLGAMVVADITYVNTGQGWAYLSLLTDAASRAIVGYALYKTLETEGPLKALEMAISFYEKYHIDMSTLIHHSDRGVQYCSNKYVERLKEHQINISMTQCGDPLHNALAERMNNTIKNGWLFDCDDESFEQVNKRIEDAVYVYNHVRPHQGINMRTPMEVLRETVGFTA; translated from the coding sequence TTGTCACAGAGGCACTCAACCCGACGCAAACATGGTTGTATAAAGTTCCTCTGTGATTACTTCGGCATAACCCGACAAGGTTATTACAAGCATGTGAACCGGCATTTGGAGGTTGATATCCTTACCACAAGCATCGTGTTGTACTGCAAGGAACTGTTGGAACTCATGCCCAAAGCTGGTATGCGCGAGTTATACGCCTGCTGCGTGAGTAAGTTTGGACCAAAGATGGTTATCGGTCGTGATCGTTGTTATGACATTTTTCGCTCCAATGGTTTGTGTCAACGTACAAGTCGCAAGCGTCCTAAAACAACGAATTCGAACCATAATTACTATATCTACCCCGATCTGTTGAATGTTACACCCAAATTTGTCGCTACGCGATTGGGCGCTATGGTAGTGGCGGATATAACCTACGTAAACACCGGTCAGGGCTGGGCTTACCTCTCGTTGCTTACCGATGCGGCAAGTCGTGCCATCGTTGGATATGCGCTTTACAAAACTCTTGAGACGGAGGGGCCCTTGAAAGCTTTGGAGATGGCAATATCATTCTATGAGAAGTATCACATAGACATGAGCACTCTTATTCATCATTCCGACCGGGGTGTCCAATATTGCTCAAATAAATATGTAGAGAGGCTTAAAGAGCATCAAATCAACATCAGTATGACGCAGTGTGGTGATCCTTTGCATAATGCATTAGCTGAAAGAATGAACAACACCATTAAAAACGGTTGGCTATTCGACTGTGATGATGAGAGCTTCGAGCAAGTAAACAAGCGCATTGAAGATGCTGTATATGTATATAATCATGTGCGGCCTCATCAAGGGATAAACATGAGGACACCTATGGAAGTGCTCAGAGAAACGGTAGGATTTACAGCATAA
- a CDS encoding 4-alpha-glucanotransferase, whose amino-acid sequence MILSFHIEYRTSWGEEVRVLGSIPELGNNQPGKAIPLQTVDGIHWTLDADIQAPENGIVQYSYHIYRDGKDTRTEWNSLPRTLYVSADKKKVYRLQDCWKNLPEQQYFYTSAFTESLLAHPERSAAPKSHKKGLLIKAYAPCIDNDHCLGICGNPKVLGDWDANKAVLMSDANFPEWQVEVDASKISFPLEYKFILYNKKERRAVAWENNPNRYMADPQIGANETLVIGDRYVYFALPDWKGAGVAVPIFSLRSEKSFGVGDFGDLRQMIDWAVLTHQKAVQILPINDTTMTHTWTDSYPYSSISIYAFHPMYADLKQMGTLKDKKAMAEFNKRQKELNALPTVDYEAVNQTKWEFFRLIYKQEGEQVLASDAFRKFFENNKEWLQPYAVFSYLRDAYKTPNFREWPKFTEYKAEEIEKLCQPESPDYPHIAIYFFIQFHLHLQLLAATEHARANGVVLKGDIPIGISRNSVEAWTEPYYFNLNGQAGAPPDDFSVNGQNWGLPTYNWDVMEKDGYSWWMKRFCKMSEYFDAYRIDHILGFFRIWEIPMHAVHGLLGQFVPALPMTREEIEGYGMAFREDFFTKPYIHEYFLGQMFGPHTDYVKQTFIEPTETWEIYRMRPEFDTQRKVEAYFAGKTDEDSIWIRDGLYALISDVLFVPDREDPNKFHPRIGVQHDYIYRALNDWEKAAFNRLYDQYYYHRHNEFWREQAMKKLPQLTQSTRMLVCGEDLGMIPDCVAWVMNDLRILSLEIQRMPKDPSQEFGHPDWYPYRSVCTISTHDMSTLRGWWEEDFQQTQRYYNTMLGHYGAAPAIATPELCEQVVRNHLYSNSILCILSLQDWMAMDGKWRNPNVQEERINVPANPRHYWRYRMHLTLEQLMKAESLNEKIKGLIEQTGRKG is encoded by the coding sequence ATGATACTATCTTTTCATATCGAGTACCGCACAAGTTGGGGTGAAGAGGTCAGAGTCTTAGGATCTATTCCTGAACTGGGTAACAATCAGCCTGGTAAAGCCATACCTTTACAAACAGTGGATGGCATTCACTGGACTTTAGATGCGGACATTCAAGCGCCTGAAAACGGCATCGTACAATACAGTTATCACATTTATCGCGACGGCAAAGATACACGTACGGAGTGGAACAGCCTTCCCCGCACGCTCTATGTATCGGCTGACAAGAAGAAAGTCTACCGCCTGCAAGACTGTTGGAAGAATCTGCCCGAACAGCAATATTTCTACACGTCTGCTTTCACGGAGTCCCTGCTTGCACATCCCGAACGTAGCGCCGCTCCAAAGAGCCACAAGAAAGGATTATTGATCAAGGCTTATGCTCCGTGCATCGACAATGACCACTGCCTGGGTATTTGCGGCAACCCAAAAGTCTTGGGAGACTGGGACGCGAATAAAGCCGTCCTGATGAGCGATGCCAACTTCCCCGAATGGCAGGTTGAAGTAGACGCCTCGAAAATCAGCTTCCCGCTGGAGTATAAATTCATCCTTTATAATAAGAAAGAACGTCGTGCCGTGGCATGGGAGAACAACCCCAACCGCTACATGGCCGATCCGCAGATAGGCGCTAACGAAACACTGGTAATCGGTGACCGTTACGTCTACTTCGCCCTGCCCGACTGGAAAGGTGCCGGAGTAGCCGTGCCCATCTTCTCGCTGCGCTCCGAAAAGAGCTTCGGCGTAGGCGACTTCGGCGATCTCAGGCAGATGATAGACTGGGCAGTACTTACCCATCAGAAAGCCGTACAGATATTGCCTATCAACGATACTACCATGACGCATACATGGACGGATTCTTATCCATACAGCAGCATTTCCATTTATGCTTTCCATCCCATGTATGCGGATCTGAAACAGATGGGTACGCTGAAGGACAAAAAAGCAATGGCAGAATTCAATAAACGGCAGAAAGAGCTGAATGCCCTGCCTACCGTGGACTATGAAGCAGTAAACCAGACAAAATGGGAGTTCTTCCGCCTGATATACAAACAGGAAGGCGAACAAGTTCTGGCATCCGATGCCTTCCGGAAGTTCTTCGAAAACAACAAAGAATGGTTACAGCCATACGCTGTGTTCAGCTATCTGCGCGATGCCTACAAGACACCTAATTTCCGCGAATGGCCGAAATTCACAGAATATAAAGCAGAAGAAATAGAAAAGTTATGCCAACCGGAATCTCCCGACTATCCGCATATCGCCATCTACTTCTTCATCCAGTTCCACCTGCACCTGCAACTGCTGGCTGCAACGGAACACGCACGAGCCAATGGTGTAGTACTGAAAGGTGACATTCCTATCGGTATCAGCCGCAACAGCGTAGAAGCGTGGACAGAACCCTACTACTTCAACCTAAACGGACAAGCGGGTGCACCACCCGATGACTTCTCCGTGAACGGTCAGAACTGGGGCCTCCCTACTTACAACTGGGACGTAATGGAGAAAGACGGTTATTCCTGGTGGATGAAGCGTTTCTGCAAGATGTCGGAATACTTCGACGCCTATCGTATCGACCACATCCTGGGCTTCTTCCGTATTTGGGAAATCCCGATGCATGCCGTACACGGACTGCTGGGGCAGTTTGTTCCCGCCCTGCCGATGACGCGCGAAGAAATAGAAGGCTACGGAATGGCATTCCGCGAAGATTTCTTTACGAAACCCTATATCCATGAATACTTCCTCGGACAAATGTTCGGCCCGCATACTGATTATGTAAAGCAGACCTTCATAGAGCCTACGGAAACATGGGAAATATATCGCATGCGTCCCGAGTTCGACACACAGCGCAAAGTAGAGGCTTACTTTGCCGGAAAGACGGACGAAGACAGCATTTGGATACGCGACGGACTGTACGCATTAATCAGTGATGTACTGTTTGTGCCCGACCGTGAAGATCCGAACAAATTCCATCCACGCATCGGCGTACAACACGATTACATTTACCGTGCCCTGAATGATTGGGAGAAGGCGGCATTCAATCGTTTGTACGATCAGTATTACTATCATCGCCACAACGAGTTCTGGCGCGAACAAGCCATGAAGAAGTTGCCGCAACTGACGCAATCCACCCGTATGCTGGTATGCGGCGAAGACCTCGGCATGATCCCCGACTGTGTAGCTTGGGTGATGAACGACCTGCGCATCCTTAGTCTGGAGATACAACGCATGCCGAAAGATCCTTCACAGGAATTCGGACATCCGGACTGGTATCCGTACCGCTCGGTTTGCACCATCTCTACGCATGATATGTCTACGCTGCGCGGCTGGTGGGAAGAAGATTTCCAACAAACGCAACGGTACTACAACACCATGCTGGGACATTACGGCGCTGCACCGGCCATTGCCACTCCGGAACTTTGCGAACAAGTGGTACGCAACCATCTTTACAGTAACTCCATACTGTGCATCCTCTCCCTGCAGGACTGGATGGCTATGGACGGAAAGTGGCGCAACCCCAATGTACAGGAAGAGCGCATCAACGTGCCTGCCAATCCCAGACACTACTGGCGCTACCGCATGCACCTGACGCTGGAACAACTGATGAAAGCGGAAAGCCTGAACGAAAAGATTAAAGGATTGATAGAACAGACGGGACGGAAAGGATAA
- the folB gene encoding dihydroneopterin aldolase translates to MNSYIFLDNVRFFAYHGVGEQEREVGNEFVINLRLKVDIARAAETDDVTHTVSYADVYENIKAEMDIPSKLLEHVCGRIVKRLFRTFPTVKGIELKLAKRNPPMGADMDAAGVEVYCERA, encoded by the coding sequence ATGAACAGTTACATATTTCTTGATAATGTCCGTTTCTTTGCCTATCATGGTGTAGGTGAACAGGAACGCGAAGTGGGTAATGAGTTTGTCATTAACCTGAGGTTGAAAGTCGACATTGCCCGTGCTGCCGAAACGGACGACGTGACGCACACCGTGAGCTATGCCGATGTATACGAAAACATTAAAGCAGAAATGGATATCCCCTCCAAATTGCTGGAACACGTCTGTGGGCGTATCGTGAAACGACTATTCCGCACCTTCCCCACCGTGAAAGGCATTGAGCTGAAGCTTGCCAAGCGTAATCCACCTATGGGAGCCGATATGGATGCAGCAGGAGTGGAAGTGTACTGCGAAAGAGCCTGA
- a CDS encoding transposase encodes MKYSKKKYNYYSDDERMSYIREYLSSPESKSQFCKRNGFCAKLLTYWLNKYQMEDKAMGISPKPVNIDAINSSISELQKELSLLRAENRKLHRALADESLRHEACEELINLAESTYHIKVRKNSDAK; translated from the coding sequence ATGAAATATTCGAAAAAGAAGTACAACTATTACAGTGATGATGAACGAATGTCTTATATTCGTGAGTATTTATCAAGTCCCGAGAGCAAATCTCAGTTTTGTAAGCGTAACGGCTTTTGTGCCAAGCTTCTTACTTATTGGCTTAACAAGTATCAAATGGAAGACAAAGCTATGGGTATATCACCTAAACCGGTAAATATCGATGCTATTAATTCTAGTATTTCTGAGCTCCAGAAAGAACTATCGCTATTGCGTGCTGAGAACCGTAAACTTCATCGGGCTCTTGCTGATGAGAGTTTACGTCATGAGGCGTGCGAAGAACTTATCAATCTTGCTGAATCCACGTATCATATCAAGGTACGAAAAAACTCCGATGCCAAGTAA
- a CDS encoding adenosylcobalamin-dependent ribonucleoside-diphosphate reductase: MEKQTYSYEEAYEESLRYFQGDELAARVWVNKYAVKDSFGNIYEKSPKDMHWRIANEVARIEAKYSNPLSAEELFDLLDHFKYIVPQGSPMTGIGNNYQVASLSNCFVIGVDGEADSYGAIFKIDEEQVQLMKRRGGVGHDLSHIRPKGSPVKNSALTSTGLVPFMERYSNSTREVAQDGRRGALMLSVSIKHPDSEAFIDAKMTEGKVTGANVSVKLDDAFMTAAITGTPYIQQYPVNAAEPTVQKEINATNLWKKIVHNAWKSAEPGVLFWDTILKESVPDCYADLGYRTVSTNPCGEIPLCPYDSCRLLAINLYSYVVNPFKPDAYFDFELFQKHVALAQRIMDDIIDLELEKIERIMEKIDADPESEDVRHTERVLWDKIYKKSGQGRRTGVGITAEGDMLAALGLRYGTEEATEFSEKVHKTVALSAYRSSVKMAKERGAFEIYDTEREKNNPFINRLREADPQLYEDMKKYGRRNIACLTIAPTGTTSLMTQTTSGIEPVFLPVYKRRRKVNPNDTNVHVDFVDETGDAFEEYIVFHPKFVTWMEAQGHNPAKRYTQEEIDVLVEQSPYYKATSNDVDWLMKVKMQGRIQKWVDHSISVTINLPNDVDEDLVNRLYVEAWKSGCKGCTVYRDGSRSGVLISAKSDKKEEMPPCKPPTVVETRPSVLDADIVRFQNNKEKWVAFVGLLDGHPYEIFTGLQDDDEGIILPKNVTSGHIIKKVDKDGSKRYDFQFQNKRGYKVTIEGLSEKFNKEYWNYAKLISGVLRYRMPIEQVIKLVGSLQLDSESINTWKNGVERALKKYITDGTEAKGKKCPNCGNETLVYQEGCLICTTCGTSRCG, encoded by the coding sequence GTGGAAAAACAAACTTATTCTTACGAGGAAGCTTATGAAGAATCTTTACGATATTTTCAGGGCGACGAGCTAGCTGCACGTGTTTGGGTAAACAAGTACGCAGTAAAAGACTCTTTCGGAAATATTTACGAAAAATCTCCGAAAGACATGCATTGGAGAATAGCCAATGAAGTAGCCCGCATCGAGGCTAAATACTCTAATCCATTAAGTGCAGAGGAACTATTTGATCTGCTCGACCACTTCAAGTACATCGTTCCGCAAGGAAGTCCAATGACGGGAATTGGTAACAACTATCAGGTAGCCTCTTTGTCTAACTGCTTCGTGATCGGAGTAGATGGCGAGGCGGATTCTTATGGTGCCATCTTTAAAATAGACGAAGAACAAGTACAACTCATGAAACGCCGTGGTGGTGTAGGACACGATTTGTCGCACATCCGCCCGAAAGGTTCTCCGGTGAAAAATTCGGCTTTAACCTCTACCGGGCTGGTGCCATTTATGGAGCGTTACTCCAATTCTACACGTGAAGTCGCTCAGGACGGACGGCGTGGCGCACTGATGCTAAGTGTATCTATCAAACATCCCGATTCAGAAGCATTCATCGATGCCAAAATGACCGAAGGCAAAGTAACAGGTGCCAATGTATCCGTGAAACTGGACGATGCATTTATGACTGCTGCTATCACAGGTACTCCATATATTCAACAATATCCTGTCAATGCTGCTGAACCAACTGTGCAGAAGGAAATCAACGCAACCAATTTGTGGAAGAAGATCGTTCACAATGCATGGAAATCGGCAGAACCGGGTGTATTGTTCTGGGATACCATATTAAAAGAATCCGTACCCGATTGCTATGCAGATCTGGGATATCGCACAGTTTCCACCAATCCATGCGGTGAAATTCCTTTGTGCCCGTATGATTCCTGCCGTTTGCTGGCTATCAATCTTTATTCTTATGTGGTAAACCCCTTCAAACCGGATGCATACTTTGACTTTGAATTGTTCCAGAAACATGTAGCGTTGGCTCAACGCATTATGGACGATATCATCGATCTGGAATTGGAGAAGATAGAACGTATCATGGAAAAGATTGATGCTGACCCCGAAAGCGAAGATGTGAGACATACGGAACGTGTATTGTGGGACAAGATCTATAAGAAGAGCGGACAAGGACGCCGTACCGGTGTAGGTATTACTGCCGAAGGTGATATGCTTGCTGCACTGGGATTGCGTTACGGTACGGAAGAAGCTACCGAATTCTCTGAAAAAGTACACAAGACCGTTGCCCTGAGCGCTTACCGTTCATCGGTAAAAATGGCAAAAGAACGTGGTGCATTCGAAATTTACGATACCGAACGTGAAAAGAATAATCCGTTCATCAATCGTTTGCGCGAAGCAGATCCCCAGTTGTATGAGGATATGAAGAAATACGGTCGCCGCAATATTGCCTGCCTCACCATTGCGCCGACAGGAACCACCAGTCTGATGACTCAGACTACTTCAGGTATCGAGCCTGTATTCTTGCCCGTATACAAGCGTCGCCGTAAAGTAAATCCGAACGACACCAACGTACACGTAGATTTCGTGGATGAAACCGGAGATGCTTTTGAAGAATATATTGTCTTCCACCCCAAATTTGTTACATGGATGGAAGCGCAAGGACACAATCCTGCTAAACGTTACACACAAGAAGAGATCGATGTATTGGTTGAGCAATCACCTTATTATAAAGCAACCTCAAATGACGTAGACTGGCTGATGAAAGTCAAGATGCAGGGACGTATCCAGAAATGGGTAGACCACTCCATCAGTGTGACCATCAATCTGCCGAACGATGTGGATGAAGACCTGGTAAACCGCCTGTATGTAGAGGCATGGAAATCCGGTTGTAAAGGTTGTACGGTTTATCGTGATGGCTCACGTTCGGGCGTACTCATTTCTGCCAAGAGCGATAAGAAAGAAGAAATGCCTCCTTGCAAACCGCCTACGGTAGTAGAAACCCGCCCGTCAGTTCTGGATGCCGACATCGTACGTTTCCAGAATAATAAAGAAAAGTGGGTGGCATTCGTCGGTTTGCTGGACGGACATCCTTACGAAATCTTCACCGGTCTTCAGGACGATGACGAAGGTATCATTCTGCCGAAGAACGTTACTTCCGGACACATTATTAAGAAGGTGGACAAGGACGGCAGCAAGCGTTACGACTTCCAGTTCCAAAACAAACGCGGATATAAAGTCACTATCGAAGGTCTGTCCGAAAAGTTCAACAAGGAATACTGGAACTACGCCAAACTGATCTCCGGAGTATTGCGTTATCGCATGCCTATCGAACAGGTTATCAAGCTGGTCGGCTCTTTGCAACTGGACAGCGAAAGCATCAATACCTGGAAGAACGGTGTGGAGCGCGCATTGAAGAAATACATAACAGACGGCACAGAAGCCAAAGGCAAGAAATGTCCGAACTGCGGCAACGAAACACTTGTATATCAAGAAGGTTGCCTCATTTGTACCACTTGCGGAACTTCACGTTGCGGATAA
- a CDS encoding IS1182 family transposase: MAKLHFRPYIPNQTVLFPQRIDENIAADDPVRIVNAVVDNLNLDNFKKLYKETGRSAYHPKMMLKVIIYAYMNNIYSCRKIEKLLLRDIHYIWLAGHEHPDFITINRFRNRVKEEINNVFTQLVLVLADKGFISLDVEYIDGTKIESKANKYTFVWRKTVEKNRTRLLNQVRILLEQVDEAIVQENSVKDTSVELTPSMLSNIVDELKEVLEHQPVTQDKEQKKALREKKKQVRELEGYRDKLMEYDNHLEVLGERNSYSKTDPDATFMRMKEDAMKNGQTKPGYNLQTGTENQFIIDFRLFPNPTDPLPLIPFFHSFQHRYNRLPGIGVADSGYGSEENYRFMQENGIEAFVKYNYFHKEQRPRYTPNPFHAESLHYNAGEDYYVCPMGQHMNRIGTRHDKTASGYITESARYKAQRCEGCPLHGSCFKARGNRIIEVNHRLNQYKRQARERLVSEEGVRYRGRRCIEPEAVFGQMKYNMAYKGFRHVGEDKVTMDFAFFAIAFNIKKMCAKLRKTGKELITLTKSIFIGLFITRYNGNIATCYQMNEKKAA, encoded by the coding sequence ATGGCAAAGTTACATTTTCGTCCTTACATTCCCAACCAAACCGTTCTTTTTCCACAAAGAATTGATGAAAACATAGCTGCGGACGACCCTGTCCGCATAGTCAATGCAGTTGTTGATAATCTCAATCTTGATAATTTCAAGAAGCTTTATAAAGAAACGGGGCGCTCAGCTTATCATCCTAAAATGATGCTTAAGGTAATTATCTACGCTTACATGAATAATATCTATTCCTGTCGTAAAATAGAGAAGCTTCTTTTGCGTGACATTCATTATATCTGGCTTGCCGGTCATGAGCATCCGGATTTCATAACCATCAACCGTTTCCGTAACCGTGTAAAGGAGGAGATTAACAACGTTTTCACGCAGTTGGTTCTTGTCCTTGCCGATAAGGGTTTCATCAGTCTTGACGTGGAGTATATCGACGGTACCAAGATTGAGTCCAAGGCCAACAAATATACTTTTGTCTGGCGCAAGACAGTCGAAAAGAACCGTACAAGGTTGCTGAATCAGGTTCGCATCCTTCTGGAGCAGGTGGATGAAGCCATTGTACAGGAGAACTCTGTAAAAGACACATCCGTTGAGTTGACTCCCTCCATGCTCTCTAATATAGTGGATGAACTCAAAGAAGTGCTGGAACACCAGCCTGTAACACAGGACAAGGAACAAAAGAAAGCTCTGCGTGAAAAGAAGAAACAGGTCAGGGAACTTGAAGGGTATCGTGACAAGCTGATGGAATACGACAATCACCTTGAAGTCCTTGGAGAACGTAATTCCTATTCCAAGACCGATCCTGATGCTACATTCATGCGTATGAAAGAAGACGCCATGAAGAACGGGCAGACCAAGCCCGGGTATAATTTACAAACAGGTACTGAAAACCAATTCATCATAGACTTCCGGCTGTTTCCCAACCCCACCGATCCGCTGCCCCTGATCCCTTTCTTCCACTCCTTCCAGCACCGCTATAACCGCTTACCGGGTATCGGTGTGGCAGACTCCGGTTACGGCTCGGAAGAAAATTACCGGTTCATGCAGGAAAACGGGATAGAGGCCTTTGTCAAGTACAACTACTTCCATAAAGAGCAGCGTCCCCGTTATACTCCCAACCCGTTCCATGCGGAAAGTCTCCATTACAATGCGGGGGAGGATTATTACGTTTGTCCGATGGGGCAACACATGAACCGCATAGGAACCAGACATGACAAAACAGCGAGCGGATACATCACCGAAAGTGCCCGGTACAAAGCACAAAGATGCGAAGGTTGTCCTTTGCATGGAAGTTGTTTTAAAGCACGGGGGAACCGTATTATAGAAGTCAACCACCGGTTAAACCAATACAAACGGCAGGCACGGGAAAGGTTAGTCTCAGAAGAAGGAGTCAGGTATAGGGGCAGGCGGTGTATAGAACCGGAAGCTGTTTTCGGACAAATGAAATACAACATGGCATACAAGGGGTTCCGGCATGTGGGAGAAGACAAGGTGACAATGGACTTTGCCTTCTTTGCCATAGCTTTTAATATCAAAAAGATGTGTGCAAAACTGAGAAAAACAGGAAAGGAGCTCATTACACTTACTAAATCTATATTTATTGGACTATTTATAACCCGATACAACGGGAATATAGCAACTTGTTACCAAATGAATGAGAAAAAAGCGGCGTAG